One window from the genome of Gavia stellata isolate bGavSte3 chromosome 10, bGavSte3.hap2, whole genome shotgun sequence encodes:
- the S1PR1 gene encoding sphingosine 1-phosphate receptor 1 — protein MSTGTTTPLKVVSNLANTDVNYVIKEHYNYTGKLNENADSGIKVTSVVFIIICCFIILENIFVLLTIWKTKKFHRPMYYFIGNLALSDLLAGVAYTANLLLSGHKTYSLTPSQWFVREGSMFVALSASVFSLLAIAIERYITMLKMKLHNGSNSFRSFLLISACWVISVILGGLPIMGWNCISLLSNCSTVLPLYHKHYILFCTTVFTGLLLSIVVLYCRIYSMVRTRSRRLTFRKNVTKATRSSEKSLALLKTVIIVLSAFIACWAPLFILLLLDVGCKVKTCPILYKAEYFLVLAVLNSATNPIIYTLTNKEMRRAFIKILCCCKCPPADSGTKFKRPIIGGMEFSRSKSDNSSHPQKEEGDRPETIMSSGNVTSSS, from the coding sequence CACCACCCCACTGAAGGTCGTCAGCAACCTTGCCAACACTGATGTCAACTATGTCATCAAAGAGCATTATAATTACACGGGAAAGCTAAATGAGAATGCGGACAGTGGAATAAAAGTGACGTCGGTGGTTTTTATCATCATTTGCTGCTTTATAATCTTAGAGAACATTTTTGTCTTGCTCACCATCTGGAAAACCAAGAAGTTTCACAGACCCATGTACTACTTCATTGGGAACTTGGCTCTTTCAGACTTGCTGGCTGGTGTGGCTTACACTGCCAACCTCCTGCTATCTGGACACAAAACCTATAGCCTCACCCCCTCCCAGTGGTTTGTAAGAGAAGGCAGCATGTTTGTTGCCTTGTCAGCTTCTGTGTTCAGCTTGTTGGCCATTGCCATCGAGAGATACATCACCATGTTGAAGATGAAACTCCACAATGGCAGCAACAGCTTCCGTTCCTTCTTGCTGATCAGTGCTTGCTGGGTTATCTCGGTGATACTTGGGGGACTCCCGATCATGGGCTGGAACTGCATCAGCCTCTTGTCCAACTGCTCCACCGTGCTGCCTCTCTACCACAAGCACTATATTCTCTTTTGCACCACTGTTTTCACTGGCCTTTTGCTGTCTATTGTTGTCCTCTATTGCAGGATCTACTCCATGGTGAGGACTAGGAGCCGCAGGCTGACATTTCGGAAAAACGTTACCAAAGCTACTAGGAGCTCAGAAAAGTCGCTAGCCTTGCTCAAGACAGTGATCATAGTCCTGAGTGCCTTCATCGCCTGCTGGGCTCCCTTGTTCATCCTGCTtttactggatgtggggtgTAAAGTGAAGACCTGCCCAATCCTCTATAAAGCAGAATATTTCTTAGTACTAGCTGTGCTCAATTCAGCCACGAACCCTATCATCTACACCTTGACAAACAAAGAGATGCGGAGGGCTTTCATCAAGATTCTGTGTTGCTGCAAATGTCCCCCAGCAGATTCTGGGACCAAATTCAAGAGGCCGATCATTGGAGGGATGGAGTTCAGCCGTAGTAAGTCTGACAACTCCTCCCACCCACAGAAGGAGGAAGGCGACCGTCCTGAAACCATCATGTCTTCGGGCAATGTTACCTCATCTTCTTAG